A genomic region of Numenius arquata chromosome 21, bNumArq3.hap1.1, whole genome shotgun sequence contains the following coding sequences:
- the LOC141474323 gene encoding digestive cysteine proteinase 1-like, whose amino-acid sequence MGVLRWLTASALCIAVQGQDYGLSRHRPQFGSIYHVRGVINLPYAEIEEPFEAWYNLTGNKSRIQYYGGQVITYQLAGVKPYGMLYKITPETTEKEVNARKCFQLPGSKEDVVKIQSVFPSMDGFKFLREEYYRGRYCAVWQNVTRWAQKKNVYTLWVTNSSCGVAPVHYEMRGYNSLLGSHYDKYEIAYTDFDNSFPPSIFDLPINETKKCGDLPGSSAEHRVLANPMEDLVGRHQPWAHQVFHHYRRRMGRRYSSAWELEHRQSIFVHNMRFVHSRNRAALSYTLALNHLADRTPQELAALRGRRRSGAPNNGQPFPTQLYAGLILPESLDWRMYGAVTPVKDQAVCGSCWSFATTGAMEGALFLKTGVLTPLSQQVLIDCSWGFGNYACDGGEEWRAYEWIKKHGGIASTESYGNYKGQNGLCHYNQSEMLAKITGYVNVTSGNITAVKAAIYKHGPVAVSIDASHRTFSFYSNGVYYEPKCANKPGGLDHAVLAVGYGVLQGETYWLIKNSWSTYWGNDGYILMAMKDNNCGVATEATYPILA is encoded by the exons ATGGGTGTTCTCCGCTGGCTCACAGCCTCTGCGCTCTGCATCGCCGTCCAGG GACAGGACTATGGGCTCTCCCGCCATCGGCCCCAGTTTGGCTCCATCTACCATGTCCGAG GTGTCATTAACCTGCCCTATGCTGAGATCGAGGAGCCCTTCGAAGCCTGGTACAACCTGACGGGAAACAAGAGCCGGATCCAGTATTACGGGG GGCAGGTGATAACCTACCAGCTGGCGGGGGTGAAACCCTACGGGATGCTGTACAAGATCACGCCGGAGACCACCGAGAAGGAGGTGAACGCCAGAAAATGCTTCCAGCTGCCCGGCTCCAAGGAGGACGTGGTCAAGATTCAGAGCGTCTTCCCCAGCATGGATGGCTTCAAG TTCCTGCGGGAGGAGTACTACCGGGGTCGGTACTGCGCCGTCTGGCAGAACGTCACCCGCTGGGCGCAGAAGAAGAACGTCTACACCCTGTGGGTGACCAATTCCAGCTGCGGGGTGGCCCCCGTCCACTATGAGATGCGGGGCTACAACAGCCTGCTGGGCTCCCACTACGACAAGTATGAGATCGCCTACACCGACTTCGACAACAGCTTCCCCCCCTCCATCTTCGACCTCCCCATCAACG AGACGAAGAAGTGCGGCGACCTGCCGGGGAGCTCGGCGGAGCACCGGGTGCTGGCCAACCCCATGGAGGACCTGGTGGGACGGCACCAACCCTGGGCCCACCAGGTCTTCCACCACTACCGCAGGCGGATGGGACGGCGGTACAGCTCCGCGTGGGAGCTGGAGCACAGGCAGAGCATCTTCGTGCACAACATGAG GTTCGTGCACTCGAGGAACCGTGCCGCTCTCTCCTACACGCTGGCCCTGAACCACTTGGCCGACCGCACGCCCCAGGAGCTGGCCGCcctgcggggccgccgccggaGCGGGGCTCCCAACAACGGGcagcccttccccacccagcTCTACGCCGGCCTCATCCTGCCCGAGAGCCTCGACTGGCGTATGTACG GCGCTGTGACCCCCGTGAAGGACCAAGCCGTCTGTGGGTCCTGCTGGAGCTTCGCTACCACAGGTGCCATGGAGGGTGCCCTCTTCCTCAAG accgGCGTGCTGACCCCCCTGTCCCAACAAGTCCTCATCGACTGCTCCTGGGGCTTTGGGAATTATGCCTGTGACGGGGGCGAGGAGTGGCGAGCCTACGAGTGGATCAAGAAACACGGCGGCATCGCCAGCACCGAGTCCTACGGCAACTACAAGGGTCAA AACGGCTTGTGCCACTACAACCAGTCTGAGATGCTGGCCAAGATCACGGGCTACGTCAACGTCACCTCGGGCAACATCACGGCCGTCAAAGCTGCCATCTACAAGCACGGCCCCGTGGCTGTCAGCATCGATGCCTCACACAGGACTTTCTCCTTCTACTCCAACGGCGTCTACTACGAGCCCAAGTGCG CAAATAAGCCAGGAGGGTTGGACCACGCAGTGCTGGCCGTGGGCTACGGGGTCCTGCAGGGAGAGACCTATTGGCTCATCAAGAACTCCTGGTCCACCTACTGGGGCAACGACGGCTACATCCTCATGGCCATGAAGGACAACAACTGCGGCGTGGCCACCGAAGCTACTTACCCCATTCTGGCCTGA
- the LOC141474313 gene encoding digestive cysteine proteinase 1-like encodes MEGLGGLLVLGAAVLLGVECKAPLETPTFGDIYHVTGVISLPYAEIREPFEAWYNLTGGKSRIEYYGGQVVTYQFGSIEPFGASFKVTPETTETEVNVRKCFRINGTDGDLIAPQSVFPSLENFKWVREERFRGQPCAVWQNISYWGHKKNVYTLRVGSSARGPVPLHYEVRGFNSLLGSHYDKYEIDYSSFSHRFSPSIFRLPEGVQCEQWPTAGPEHRIMANPMQEFVGRVPEMDHVHHHLFHRYKERFGKSYGSEEEHEHRRRTFIHNMRFVHSRNRAALSYTLALNHLADRTPQELAALRGRRRSGAPNNRQPFPTQLYAGLILPESLDWRLYGAVTPVKDQAVCGSCWSFATTGAMEGALFLKTGVLTPLSQQVLIDCSWGFGNQACDGGEEWRAYEWIMKHGGIASTESYGPYLGQNGYCHCNQSELVAQLAGYASVEPGSATALKAALVKHGPVAVNIDASHKSFAFYANGVYEEPHCGNETSSLDHAVLAVGYGVLHGKSYWLIKNSWSTYWGNDGYILMAMKDNNCGVATAASFPILA; translated from the exons atggaggggctgggggggctgctggtgctgggggctgccGTGCTGCTGG gAGTAGAGTGCAAAGCTCCTCTGGAGACACCCACATTTGGGGACATCTACCACGTCACAG GAGTCATCAGCCTGCCCTACGCGGAGATCAGGGAGCCCTTCGAAGCCTGGTACAACCTCACCGGGGGGAAGAGCCGCATCGAGTACTATGGTG gccaAGTGGTCACCTACCAGTTTGGCTCCATCGAGCCCTTTGGTGCCAGCTTCAAAGTGACTCCTGAGACCACGGAGACGGAGGTCAATGTCCGCAAGTGCTTCCGCATCAACGGCACCGATGGGGACCTCATCGCCCCACAAAGTGTCTTCCCCAGCCTGGAGAACTTCAAG TGGGTGCGGGAGGAGCGTTTCCGCGGGCAGCCCTGCGCCGTCTGGCAGAACATCTCCTACTGGGGCCACAAGAAGAACGTCTACACGCTGCGGGTGGGCAGCTCTGCCCGTGGCCCCGTGCCCCTGCACTACGAGGTGCGCGGCttcaacagcctcctgggctccCACTACGACAAGTACGAGATCGACTACTCCTCCTTCAGCCACCGCTTCTCCCCCAGCATCTTCCGTCTCCCGGAGG GGGTGCAGTGTGAGCAGTGGCCCACGGCCGGTCCCGAGCACCGCATCATGGCCAACCCCATGCAGGAATTTGTGGGGAGGGTGCCGGAGATGGACCACGTCCACCATCACCTCTTCCACCGCTACAAGGAGCGGTTTGGGAAGAGCTACGGCAGCGAGGAGGAGCACGAGCATCGCAGGCGCACCTTCATCCATAACATGCG GTTCGTGCACTCGAGGAACCGTGCCGCTCTCTCCTACACGCTGGCCCTGAACCACTTGGCCGACCGCACGCCCCAGGAGCTGGCCGCcctgcggggccgccgccggaGCGGGGCTCCCAACAACAGGcagcccttccccacccagcTCTACGCCGGCCTCATCCTGCCCGAGAGCCTCGACTGGCGGCTCTATG GCGCCGTGACCCCCGTGAAGGACCAAGCCGTCTGTGGGTCCTGCTGGAGCTTCGCTACCACGGGTGCCATGGAGGGTGCCCTCTTCCTCAAG ACTGGCGTGCTGACCCCCCTGTCCCAACAAGTCCTCATCGACTGCTCCTGGGGCTTCGGGAACCAGGCGTGTGACGGGGGCGAGGAGTGGCGAGCCTACGAGTGGATCATGAAGCACGGCGGCATCGCCAGCACCGAGTCCTACGGGCCCTACCTGGGGCAG aATGGCTACTGCCACTGCAACCAGTCGGAGCTGGTGGCCCAACTGGCCGGCTATGCCAGTGTGGAGCCGGGCAGCGCCACGGCGCTGAAGGCTGCGCTGGTCAAGCATGGACCCGTGGCCGTCAACATTGACGCCTCACACAAGTCCTTCGCCTTCTACGCCAACGGCGTCTACGAGGAGCCCCACTGCG GAAACGAGACGTCATCGCTGGACCACGCGGTGCTGGCCGTGGGCTATGGGGTCCTGCATGGCAAGAGCTACTGGCTCATCAAGAACTCCTGGTCCACCTACTGGGGCAACGATGGCTACATCCTCATGGCCATGAAGGACAACAACTGCGGCGTGGCCACCGCCgcctccttccccatcctggCCTGA